The Pseudobdellovibrionaceae bacterium region CTTTTGTAAAGTACAGCAATCAGTTAGCAGAAATTAGAGGGATTATTAAACAAGTTAAAAAGCACTTAAGCCAAGGGGTAAGTTTAAGTAATATTGCAATAGTAGCGCCAGACATCGAGTACTTATGGCCAGTCTTATCCTTACAATTAAAAACAGAGGGGATAGCCTTTAATAAAGCCATGGTTTCGGGTTTGCACGCTAACAAAACCCTAATGTTGTGGCTGGCTCGCTTAAGAGTAGCCTTGGGCAGCATAGCCTATGCCGATTTAGAAATGGTTTTTGCCTTTGAAGGCACAAAGGATATTTCTTATAAAGATTTTAAATATCATTTTTCTAACACTTACTCTGTAGAAAATTATCAAAAAACGCCGTGGTCTAAAAAATTATTAACAAAACCCATTAGTAAAAGTAAAGAAATAAATTTATTAGAATTTTTAGATTGGGCCTTTTCTTTTTGGAGGTCGGATAAAGAAAAGCCTGAAGGTTTAGACCTCTTTAGCGAGGGCCAGGATAACAAACAAGAAGAAGAAAGGGAAAGCTTGTGGAAACAGGTGTACAAAACTTTAAGGCAGCAAGGAGAGCTTTCTATCAAACTTTCTGCAGACAGTTGGTTGTTGTATGCTCAAGACCTTTTGTCTAAAAAAACACAAACCTTGTCAAAAGAAGAAGATAATGCGCTTTCTTGTTATAATATTTCTAACAGTGACCACTTAGAAGAAGAATATATTATTTTATCCGACCTATCTTTTAATGCTTTAAAAAATACAAAAAATGCTACGGTATCTCTTTCTCAGGCCTTGTCTGTTTCAGAAGACTTAGGTATTTCTTTAGACCCTAGTTGGGGAGTTCCTTTAGAGGTTATATTAAAGTACATATTACAGCTAAAAGATAAAGTTATTGTGTGTTCTTGGTCGGCGGTAAATTTAGAATCAAAGGAGCAGGTGGCTTCGGCCTTTTTTTTAGAAGAATATTTTCGTAGAAATACAGAGCAGCTAAAGCTTGCCGATATTTTGCCAACAACCTTTAACAATGGAGATTTACATCAAATTAGTTATAAGCAAAAATTAGAAGAAAGCCAAAGTGATTGTATAAGTTTAACGGGCTCTAGAATACTATATGATAAAAACATATTACCCATGCAAGAAGTACCCATCGACATACCCTCTATTTCGATTACAAATATTGGTCGTTATACAGAATGCCCATTTATTTTTTTCTCAGAAAAAATTTTAAAACTACAAGAAAATCCAGATTGGGATTTAGATGTAGACCCTTTAAAAAAGGGGTCGTTGTTTCATAAATTATTAGAGCTAATAGTTATAAATAATACTACAGAAAGTGGTGACGAAGAATTATTATTTTCGAAATTAAACGAGCATAGAAAAAAAGAATTAAAAATAGACGATAACTCTTGGGGAATTTTGCAAGAACAGCTAAGGGCTATTACAAAAAATTTTATAGAATTAGAAAAGCAGCAAAAAATAAAGTCACCAAGCCTCACTACCAGCTTGGTCGAGCAACCTGTAAAAGCTTTTTGGAGCCAAAATAAAAAACATTTTTTAAATAACGACACAAAATCCTTATCAAGTAAAAAAGAAGGTTTGCTGGTTAGTGGAAAGATAGATCGACTAGATAGTGACGAAAAAAATATTTTTATTAGAGATTATAAAACTAGTGTTGCCGGCCGTACAGGAGTAAACACATGGAAAGACAAAAGAGATTTATCTTTATTTTTATACTATCGACTATGGCAAGCTTCTGGAAAAAAACAAGATTGCTTGGGGGCTGTATATTTAGGAATTAACGATTTACAAGCAAAAGGTTTTTGGGTTAAAGAATACAAAGACTCTAATTTTTTAAAAAGTATTTCGGCAAGGAGCATGCTAGATAAAGAATCCTCCTTACAATTATTTAAAGAATTGGATAAAGAAGTAGAGTCTTTAATAAATAGTATATTGAGCGGAAAGTTTTCTCCTAACCCAAAAGACAAAACAACAACTAGTAAAACCTGCAATAAATGCAAATGGAGTGGCTTATGCCGAGCGGCAGACAAATTTTAGCAACAAAGGTAATACGAGCAGGGGCGGGTACGGGAAAAACCACAAGCCTTGTTAAGCAGGTGTTTCAAATTTATCAAAGTTGTAAAAAGAAAACTCAAAAAGAACCGACAATAGTTTTAACTACATTTTCTAGAAAGGCGACAGAAGAATTGCGAGAAAGGTTGTTAGAAATTGCCTCTAAAGATAGAAACTATGAATTTTTAACTTATTTAAGTTCTGATAAAATATTAATTACCACTATAGATGCACTATGTTTTAAATTTTTAACTAAAAACGCAATTAGTATAGGTTATCCCTTAATTATTAACATTGTAGAAGATGTAGAGTTAAAAAAAATTATTAAACAATATTTATTTACTATCACACAAAACAACAAAAAATACTTGCCACTATTTAATATTTTCTCTTTTGAAGATTTATTTACTATTATGCAACAGTTTTATATAGCTAAAATGGAAAACCCTTCTGTGGGCACAGCCACTAAAGAAGTGCAAAGGCAAAGCTATATAAAAAAGGCTAAGCAATTACTAGAAAGCCAAAGGCAAGAGTTGTTAAGCGCTTTAAAGGAAGACTTGCAAGAAACATTTAGTAGCTTTTATCAAGGGCAATTAAATTTTGTAAATCAGGCTGTGGATTTTTTGAGTAAAGAAAAACTAACTTCACTGGCAGATTGCTGTGACCAAGCTCAAAAAGAATTTCCCGCTATAAGGTATAATCAAAAATCAAATATCAGCAAAGAGGCTCATAGGGCAATTACAGAAAATATAAAAAAGATAGTAAAAAATTTTTCTAGCGAAGGTCTTTCTAGTCAAAAGCAATTGTGGGATTGGAATGAAAAAATGCACTTGTGTTTAGAAAGTTTGCTACAAGAAGTTTGGATCAAGTTAGAGGCGTATAAAAAAGCAGAAGGAAAGCTTACGATATCTGACCTTTTGCTATTGACTTTAAAAACTATAAATGAATTTCCTCACTTGGGGGTAGAGTTTTCTAAGGCGTGGGACTACGGGTTGATTGACGAATACCAAGACACCTCTTTTTCTCAAGAAAAGGTGCTTTCTGCTTTAATAGGTAGGGCCAAACAAACTATTGTTGGAGACCCACAGCAAAGTATTTATTTTTTTCGAGGGTCTAGAAAAGAAGTTTTTGAAGACAAAGAAGAAAAAGCAAAAGCTAATAATCAAATTAGTTATTTAAAGGTTAACTATCGCTCCGAACCCAGCTTAGTTTATTTTTTTAATGATTTTTTTAATCAATTTAATGGAGAGTTTAATGAATGTTTGCCACACAAAGAAGTAGAAAGCAGCCCATCTAATATTTTTTTTAACTCGGTTAGCAACAAAGAAGCAGAGTTAAAAGCAGCCTATGATTATATTCAAAGCTTGTTGCGGCAAGGAGTGAAGGCTAACGAAATAGTTATTTTGGCAAGAACGAGCACTGCCTTAAAGGCTTTTTCTGTATTTTTTAAAAAACAATCCCTTCCTTTTTATTATCATGGAGAGGCTTCTTTTTTTAGTTTAAATGAAGTTAGAGACTTACAAGCTTTGCTACGATTTTTTATTCTTCCAGAGGATAATGTTAATTTTTTACACTTATTGCGAAGTCCATGGTTTGCTATGGAAGATCAGGTGATTGCAGACACTATCCAGCAGTTAAATGCAAAGAGCACAAAAGAAAGCTATTATAGCTATTTTTTTAAAAAGCATTTTAAGCATACCTCTTTGCTGTTTTTACTTTCGACTGTAAAAGAATTTCACAAACTGGGAGCAGTACATGCATTGTATTTTTTTATTGCTAATAGCGATATTGTTAAGAGCTCTTTATTTTATGATTCCAGTGGAAGGCGAGAGGCTAATATTTGGAAGTTCTTGGTACAGCTAGTTCAAAAAAATAGAGTTAGCAATTTTAATATTTTAAACAGTGGGGTGACCAACTTTGATTTAGACAATTTAGACTCCGAAGCAGAAGCGGCGCCTATTTTTTTATCTAATCAAATACAAATGATGACTATTCATAAATCTAAAGGTTTAAAATTCGATCATGTTATTTTAATAAATTTAAAATCTAAAATTAAAAAGACTACAGACAGTGGTGCAAATAAGTTATTTGTAGTAGACGAAAAAAAAACCACATGGACCAGTCCATTTAAAAAAAATTTTTCTGATAAAAAAGCACACAATATGTATGGGCAGCAAATTATGTCCGAACAAAGCCAATTAGAAGTGGAAGAAGAAGAAAGGTTATTTTATGTAGCTTTAACTCGAGCTGCAAAATCTATCTATTTATCATGGGTAGATGATTGCAAAAAAAAGGAAGAGAAAGCAGACGAAAAAAAAGCAGGCGAAAAGGAAGCAGGCCAAGAGAAAGCAGACGAAAAGAAAAAGGCCGTTAAAACCATGGACCAATCCTCTTGGGCTGGGGTGTGTGAAAATTTTTTAAAAAAACACTCTTGGAGCACAGTAAGTGGCTTTGATAAAACGCCGGATAAAAAAATATTTCGATCCGAAAAATATAATATTATAAAAAACCACATAGAGCTCGGTACTTTAAAAAGTACCGAAAAAAAACAAGCAGACAATAAAGCATCGACAAAAATAAAAAGCCTTGTTACAGAAGAAAAACCACCATCAACAAGGGCAGCTTGCAACAAAGCCAAAAGCGAAACCAAAGCCAAAAGCGAAACCAAAGCCAAAAGTGAAAACAAAGCCAAAAGTGAAAACAAAGCCAAAAGTGAAAACAAAAAAGAGCTAAAGCTAGCCTCGTTTACGGTTAGTAACCTTATGCAGTTTTTAGCAGAAAAAAAGTTTATAAAAAAAGTAGAAGGCAAAAACAATAACACAGAAAGCAATCTTTTTTCTACACAACAGAAGTTTAAGAACATGGTAGAGCAAGGTGTAAAGGGCACTTATTGGCATAGTCTTTTAGAGCATTTCGTATTTTTGCTAAAAAGCAATGAAGATACAGCAGAAGTAGTAAAAGAGTTAAAATCTTTATATAATTTATCAAAGCATAATATTACAGAACAACAACTAGATGAGGTAATAAATTTTTTAGTAAAAGACTCTAAGCTTCCCTTTTTAGAGATTGTTAAAAATAGTTTTATTGAATGGGAATTTCAGTTTTGTTTTTTTTCTCAATATAATATAGAGGGAAAAATAGATTTATGGGGAAAGGAGAAAGATAACATTTGGGTTATAGATTATAAATTTGGTAGTTCGTCTAATACCGAGCTATTTTTTAATCAATTAGAATTGTATGCTCAAGCTATTAGTTTAAAATGGCCTAATAAAACTATTCAAATGGCCTTGCTGTATCCTTTAGAAAAGAAAAGTGTTGTAAAACCTTTTCAAGGAGTTACAGAAAAAAAATTACTTTTCGCCGTCACTTCCGATAGCCTCCACGGGGCAAGCCTCTAAAGCTTCTTGGCAATCTTCTGTTTCTTTCTTTGTTTGTGGTTGTTTTTTAACAAAGGCATGGCCATCGTCTTCATGAATTTCAAAATGCTCCACAGCAGCAAGGCAACAGGCGTCGCAGGCAATACAGTCTTTGTCGACATAAAACGCGCCAGAAACATTTTCTTTAAACTTATTATTTTTGTCAGGCATTAATAATAATAAATAGCCTTTTGCTAGTTTAAGTCAATGAGATATTGTTCATAATTGGCACAGCAGTTTAGTGAAACTTGTGTAGTAATTATGCAGCTTTTTTATAATCAATGTGTTTTTTATTTTGTTTTTTAATTTGTGTTACAAGCCTTCTTCCACAGTAATGTAAAGCTTGTTGAAAGCTGGGCGCTTTGTGAGAAGAAAAAAAATCGGTTTCGGTTAATTGCAGCAAGCACTCTACAT contains the following coding sequences:
- a CDS encoding UvrD-helicase domain-containing protein, producing MPSGRQILATKVIRAGAGTGKTTSLVKQVFQIYQSCKKKTQKEPTIVLTTFSRKATEELRERLLEIASKDRNYEFLTYLSSDKILITTIDALCFKFLTKNAISIGYPLIINIVEDVELKKIIKQYLFTITQNNKKYLPLFNIFSFEDLFTIMQQFYIAKMENPSVGTATKEVQRQSYIKKAKQLLESQRQELLSALKEDLQETFSSFYQGQLNFVNQAVDFLSKEKLTSLADCCDQAQKEFPAIRYNQKSNISKEAHRAITENIKKIVKNFSSEGLSSQKQLWDWNEKMHLCLESLLQEVWIKLEAYKKAEGKLTISDLLLLTLKTINEFPHLGVEFSKAWDYGLIDEYQDTSFSQEKVLSALIGRAKQTIVGDPQQSIYFFRGSRKEVFEDKEEKAKANNQISYLKVNYRSEPSLVYFFNDFFNQFNGEFNECLPHKEVESSPSNIFFNSVSNKEAELKAAYDYIQSLLRQGVKANEIVILARTSTALKAFSVFFKKQSLPFYYHGEASFFSLNEVRDLQALLRFFILPEDNVNFLHLLRSPWFAMEDQVIADTIQQLNAKSTKESYYSYFFKKHFKHTSLLFLLSTVKEFHKLGAVHALYFFIANSDIVKSSLFYDSSGRREANIWKFLVQLVQKNRVSNFNILNSGVTNFDLDNLDSEAEAAPIFLSNQIQMMTIHKSKGLKFDHVILINLKSKIKKTTDSGANKLFVVDEKKTTWTSPFKKNFSDKKAHNMYGQQIMSEQSQLEVEEEERLFYVALTRAAKSIYLSWVDDCKKKEEKADEKKAGEKEAGQEKADEKKKAVKTMDQSSWAGVCENFLKKHSWSTVSGFDKTPDKKIFRSEKYNIIKNHIELGTLKSTEKKQADNKASTKIKSLVTEEKPPSTRAACNKAKSETKAKSETKAKSENKAKSENKAKSENKKELKLASFTVSNLMQFLAEKKFIKKVEGKNNNTESNLFSTQQKFKNMVEQGVKGTYWHSLLEHFVFLLKSNEDTAEVVKELKSLYNLSKHNITEQQLDEVINFLVKDSKLPFLEIVKNSFIEWEFQFCFFSQYNIEGKIDLWGKEKDNIWVIDYKFGSSSNTELFFNQLELYAQAISLKWPNKTIQMALLYPLEKKSVVKPFQGVTEKKLLFAVTSDSLHGASL
- a CDS encoding ferredoxin; its protein translation is MPDKNNKFKENVSGAFYVDKDCIACDACCLAAVEHFEIHEDDGHAFVKKQPQTKKETEDCQEALEACPVEAIGSDGEK
- a CDS encoding PD-(D/E)XK nuclease family protein; protein product: MNKIPQDSIYSFFDRLKHLKQFNSDIDIWVVSDLNLKKRIKALLLKDSACVHSGSVMRAQEFWQFLFKRLYPEFVIKEDFLITAMLRQFLSTNDLNGISNESYVKQLFAHICSFLPIFTSPQGTDYFSEWLKNNPDPHLEKWFYLSFKAWKYLLEKKIISTSFLPGILSADAFHLFSFLKGKKIIFDLGFQMQALEASCIKAVSKVTEVKVLSPAFHNFPEADTFLWVYKLLNDISFYQSHLKESDKKMLRPSSSVLKEGAKVSFVKYSNQLAEIRGIIKQVKKHLSQGVSLSNIAIVAPDIEYLWPVLSLQLKTEGIAFNKAMVSGLHANKTLMLWLARLRVALGSIAYADLEMVFAFEGTKDISYKDFKYHFSNTYSVENYQKTPWSKKLLTKPISKSKEINLLEFLDWAFSFWRSDKEKPEGLDLFSEGQDNKQEEERESLWKQVYKTLRQQGELSIKLSADSWLLYAQDLLSKKTQTLSKEEDNALSCYNISNSDHLEEEYIILSDLSFNALKNTKNATVSLSQALSVSEDLGISLDPSWGVPLEVILKYILQLKDKVIVCSWSAVNLESKEQVASAFFLEEYFRRNTEQLKLADILPTTFNNGDLHQISYKQKLEESQSDCISLTGSRILYDKNILPMQEVPIDIPSISITNIGRYTECPFIFFSEKILKLQENPDWDLDVDPLKKGSLFHKLLELIVINNTTESGDEELLFSKLNEHRKKELKIDDNSWGILQEQLRAITKNFIELEKQQKIKSPSLTTSLVEQPVKAFWSQNKKHFLNNDTKSLSSKKEGLLVSGKIDRLDSDEKNIFIRDYKTSVAGRTGVNTWKDKRDLSLFLYYRLWQASGKKQDCLGAVYLGINDLQAKGFWVKEYKDSNFLKSISARSMLDKESSLQLFKELDKEVESLINSILSGKFSPNPKDKTTTSKTCNKCKWSGLCRAADKF